The following proteins are encoded in a genomic region of Pan troglodytes isolate AG18354 chromosome 2, NHGRI_mPanTro3-v2.0_pri, whole genome shotgun sequence:
- the LOC129143465 gene encoding putative uncharacterized protein FLJ46235 — protein MAYLGPYPTSRQSPQMRLLPHNSLHRHSSIVTMASLDPAPASQPSLQALNFLKSTSPGPAHASLQPLQAQLLHLGGPSRPSLCLPSASTVPTSASQQILHAQHLPHCGPPKPSSQPFSSFYTPSSCHPVASLGQAHASQGPFQAQLLSHGNLPWPDSCLSPSSLDRPRSCLTLASLHPAYASRWPLQAQLLSQDVISGPKTYSSQTL, from the coding sequence atggcctatttaggcccataccctacctcacggcagtctccgcagatgaggctactgcctcacaacagcctccacaggcacagctccatcgttacaatggcctctttggacccagctcctgcctcccagccttctctccaggccctgaacTTTCTCAAGTCGACCTCACCAGGACCAGCTCATGCTTCtttgcagcctctccaggcccagctcctgcatcTTGGTGGcccctccaggcccagcctctgcctcccgtcgGCCTCTACAGTCCCAACATCTGCCTCACAGCAGATTCTTCACGCCCAGCATCTACCTCACTGTGGACCCCCTAAGCCAAGCTCCCAACCTTTTAGCAGCTTCTACACACCCAGCTCCTGCCACCCAGTGGCCTCTTTAGGCCAAGCTCATGCTTCACAAGGGCCTTTCCAGGCCCAACTTTTGTCTCATGGCAACCTTCCCTGGCCAGATTCCTGCCTGTCTCCCAGCAGCCTAGACAGGCCCAGGTCTTGCCTCACTCTGGCCTCTCTACATCCAGCTTatgcctcacggtggcctctccaggcccaactCCTGTCCCAGGACGTCATCTCCGGGCCCAAAACTTACTCAAGTCAGACTCTCTAG